A part of Melittangium boletus DSM 14713 genomic DNA contains:
- a CDS encoding glycoside hydrolase family 5 protein yields the protein MKNNRLMGWLTLGSILWGCGGPSEEPPMAPEPEARVSDAALAGPLPYRGINLAGAEFGSALPGTHGTTYVYPDPAYSNYTTADYYISKGMTTFRLPFKWERLQRTRKAAFDAAELTRLKTTVNRLLGKGAVVILDPHNYARYAGAVVGAGVPNADFADFWSRLANEFKSNPKVIFGLMNEPYSMPTEQWLGAANAAIQAIRNTGATNLILVPGNAWTGAHSWTGSWYGTSNATVMLQVKDPGNNYAFEVHQYLDSDSSGTQASCVSATIGAQRMQSFTNWLRANGKKGFLGEFAGGTDSVCLSAVDNILDHLEANSDVYLGWTYWAGGPWWGSYFFSLEPTSGVDKPQMGALSSHL from the coding sequence ATGAAGAACAACCGTCTGATGGGCTGGCTCACCCTGGGTTCAATACTCTGGGGTTGTGGTGGACCGAGCGAGGAGCCGCCCATGGCGCCCGAGCCGGAAGCCCGCGTGAGTGATGCCGCGCTGGCCGGGCCCCTGCCGTACCGGGGCATCAACCTCGCGGGGGCGGAGTTTGGCTCGGCGCTGCCGGGCACGCACGGCACCACCTATGTCTACCCGGATCCGGCGTATTCGAACTACACCACGGCGGACTACTACATCAGCAAGGGCATGACGACGTTCCGTCTGCCTTTCAAGTGGGAGCGATTGCAGCGCACGCGCAAGGCCGCCTTCGACGCCGCGGAGCTCACCCGGCTCAAGACGACCGTGAACCGGCTCCTGGGCAAGGGCGCGGTCGTCATCCTGGATCCGCACAACTACGCGCGCTATGCCGGCGCCGTCGTCGGAGCGGGCGTCCCCAATGCCGACTTCGCCGACTTCTGGTCGCGTCTGGCCAATGAGTTCAAGAGCAACCCGAAGGTCATCTTCGGTCTCATGAACGAGCCCTACAGCATGCCCACCGAGCAGTGGTTGGGCGCCGCCAACGCCGCCATCCAGGCCATTCGCAACACCGGTGCCACCAACCTCATCCTCGTGCCGGGCAACGCGTGGACCGGCGCCCACTCGTGGACCGGGAGCTGGTACGGCACGTCCAACGCCACGGTGATGTTGCAGGTCAAGGATCCGGGCAACAACTACGCTTTCGAGGTCCACCAGTACCTGGACAGCGACTCCTCGGGCACCCAGGCCTCCTGCGTGAGCGCGACCATCGGCGCGCAGCGGATGCAGTCCTTCACGAACTGGCTGCGCGCCAACGGCAAGAAGGGCTTCCTGGGCGAGTTCGCGGGCGGAACGGACTCGGTCTGCCTGAGCGCCGTCGACAACATCCTGGACCACCTCGAGGCGAACTCGGATGTCTACCTCGGGTGGACGTACTGGGCCGGTGGTCCCTGGTGGGGCAGCTATTTCTTCTCGCTCGAACCGACGAGCGGCGTGGACAAGCCCCAGATGGGGGCCCTGAGCAGCCACCTCTGA
- a CDS encoding M16 family metallopeptidase, with translation MKAFIAAAALALGLPAFAQQQQEAKPLSPGREALAIPYEKYTLPNGLEVLLARDPKLPVVAVNIWYHVGSYDEQPGRTGFAHLFEHMMFQGSKHVPDDVHIALLEQLGATDLNGTTNFDRTNYFETVPSNQLATALWLESDRMGFLLDALDEKKLRTQQEVVKNERRQSVETRPYGLAQEKLWQALFPAPHPYFGKVIGSMADLDAATVDDVKAFFRTWYTPANATLAIVGDFDPQEARALVEKYFATLQGSPKPARPQVAPLVRAQEQVIRHDEKVGTLPLVVMSWLTPPYLSTGDAVADVLANVLGTGKSSRLYKHLVVDKGLAQSVSASQQSLGAQSVFSVEAVARPGVSSDALARELDAVLDTVRREGPSAAELDQARTRFETQMLAGLQSVGGFGGKADTLQTYNHYHGDPGFLMGDLERYDAVTPEAVRDFAREYLKPGARVVLHAVPAQPKEKP, from the coding sequence ATGAAAGCATTCATCGCCGCCGCCGCCCTCGCCCTTGGCCTTCCGGCCTTCGCCCAGCAACAGCAGGAGGCGAAGCCGCTGAGTCCCGGGCGGGAGGCGCTGGCCATCCCCTACGAGAAGTACACGCTGCCCAACGGCCTGGAAGTCCTGCTCGCGCGCGACCCGAAGCTGCCCGTGGTGGCCGTCAACATCTGGTACCACGTGGGCTCCTATGACGAGCAGCCGGGCCGCACCGGCTTCGCCCACCTCTTCGAGCACATGATGTTCCAGGGCTCCAAGCACGTGCCGGACGACGTGCACATCGCCCTGCTCGAGCAGCTGGGCGCCACGGACCTCAACGGCACCACCAACTTCGACCGCACCAACTACTTCGAGACCGTGCCGAGCAACCAGCTCGCCACGGCGCTCTGGCTCGAGAGCGACCGCATGGGCTTCCTGCTCGACGCGCTCGACGAGAAGAAGCTGCGCACCCAGCAGGAGGTGGTGAAGAACGAGCGCCGCCAGAGCGTGGAGACGCGCCCCTATGGCCTCGCGCAGGAGAAGCTCTGGCAGGCGCTCTTCCCCGCGCCCCACCCGTACTTCGGCAAGGTCATCGGCTCCATGGCGGACCTGGACGCGGCCACCGTGGACGACGTGAAGGCCTTCTTCCGCACCTGGTACACGCCCGCCAACGCCACGCTCGCCATCGTGGGGGACTTCGACCCCCAAGAGGCGCGCGCCCTGGTGGAGAAGTACTTCGCCACGCTCCAGGGCAGCCCCAAGCCCGCGCGGCCCCAGGTGGCCCCCCTCGTCCGCGCCCAGGAGCAGGTCATCCGCCATGACGAGAAGGTGGGCACGCTGCCCCTGGTGGTGATGTCCTGGCTCACGCCGCCCTACCTGAGCACGGGGGACGCCGTCGCGGACGTGCTCGCCAACGTGCTCGGCACGGGCAAGTCCAGCCGGCTCTACAAGCACCTGGTGGTGGACAAGGGCCTCGCGCAGAGCGTGAGCGCGTCCCAGCAGAGCCTCGGCGCCCAGTCCGTCTTCTCCGTGGAGGCCGTGGCCCGGCCCGGCGTGTCGAGCGACGCGCTCGCGCGGGAGTTGGACGCGGTGCTCGACACCGTGCGCCGCGAGGGGCCTTCCGCCGCGGAGCTCGACCAGGCCCGCACGCGCTTCGAGACGCAGATGCTCGCGGGGTTGCAATCCGTGGGCGGCTTCGGCGGCAAGGCCGACACGCTGCAGACCTACAACCACTACCACGGCGACCCGGGCTTCCTCATGGGAGACCTGGAGCGCTACGACGCGGTGACGCCCGAGGCGGTGCGCGACTTCGCCCGTGAGTACCTCAAGCCTGGCGCGCGCGTGGTGCTCCACGCCGTGCCCGCGCAGCCCAAGGAGAAGCCCTGA
- a CDS encoding M16 family metallopeptidase has translation MRRPLLALSTLAVLTASACRTAPAPVPEAPPSAPSAEAAPSPSDAEAFRARPPEPGESPALVLPRFERAQLDNGLTVLVSTRRELPLIYVGVSFAVGGAGDPQGKWGLADLTYKTMLEGAAGKDTLALDQAFQNLGVSPGVSVSSDGANLGVRVLSRNADEALALLTEVVRRPTFAAKDFERRKKLQLAELVRALGSPGFLAQQAYLRGVFGPSHPYGHPVSGLPATVEAVTARDVKAFYEAHVGPRTTALVMTGDITLEQAVALAKKSFGDWKGKAVLPPVPPAPPTPKRTQVVFVPKPGLDQTVVVLGRPGIAAGNPDEAALELATTVFGGFFGSRLNMNLREDKGYSYGANASSDPRLGVGPLTASSSVRADVTGAALTEFFNELKGLRERPISAKELESAREGLIRGFPGSFESVEGLGASASALFTLRRPLDEFERTVEGLRKATPAEVQRVAEAYLSPDTLQVVLVGDPEAVQKQVEGLGLGQWVTESPGKAPAASR, from the coding sequence ATGCGCCGCCCATTGCTGGCCCTGTCCACCCTGGCGGTGCTCACCGCCTCCGCCTGCCGCACGGCCCCCGCGCCCGTGCCCGAGGCGCCCCCGTCCGCGCCCTCCGCCGAGGCCGCGCCCTCGCCCTCGGACGCCGAGGCCTTCCGCGCCCGGCCTCCCGAGCCCGGTGAGTCACCCGCGCTGGTGCTGCCGAGGTTCGAGCGGGCCCAGCTCGACAATGGCCTCACGGTGCTGGTGAGCACCCGCCGGGAGCTGCCGCTCATCTACGTGGGCGTGAGCTTCGCGGTGGGCGGCGCGGGAGACCCCCAGGGCAAGTGGGGGCTCGCGGACCTCACCTACAAGACGATGCTGGAGGGCGCGGCGGGCAAGGACACGCTCGCCCTGGACCAAGCCTTCCAGAACCTGGGCGTGTCGCCCGGGGTGAGTGTCTCCTCGGACGGGGCGAACCTGGGCGTGCGGGTGCTCTCGCGCAACGCGGACGAGGCGCTCGCGCTCCTCACGGAGGTGGTGCGCCGGCCCACGTTCGCGGCCAAGGACTTCGAGCGGCGCAAGAAGTTGCAGCTCGCCGAGCTGGTGCGCGCCCTGGGCAGCCCGGGCTTCCTCGCGCAGCAGGCCTACCTGCGCGGGGTGTTCGGCCCCTCGCACCCCTATGGCCACCCCGTCAGCGGCCTGCCCGCGACGGTGGAGGCGGTGACGGCGCGCGACGTGAAGGCCTTCTACGAGGCGCACGTGGGCCCGCGCACCACGGCGCTGGTGATGACGGGGGATATCACCCTGGAGCAGGCGGTGGCGCTGGCCAAGAAGTCCTTCGGGGACTGGAAGGGCAAGGCGGTATTGCCGCCGGTGCCGCCCGCGCCCCCCACGCCGAAGCGCACCCAGGTGGTGTTCGTCCCCAAGCCGGGGTTGGACCAGACAGTGGTGGTGCTGGGCCGGCCGGGCATCGCCGCGGGCAACCCGGACGAGGCCGCGCTGGAGCTGGCCACCACGGTGTTCGGCGGCTTCTTCGGCAGCCGGTTGAACATGAACCTGCGCGAGGACAAGGGCTACAGCTACGGGGCCAACGCCAGCTCGGACCCGCGGCTGGGCGTGGGGCCGCTGACGGCCTCGTCCTCGGTGCGCGCGGACGTGACGGGCGCGGCGCTCACGGAGTTCTTCAACGAGCTCAAGGGCCTGCGCGAGCGGCCCATCTCCGCGAAGGAGCTGGAGTCGGCGCGCGAGGGCCTCATCCGCGGCTTTCCGGGCAGCTTCGAGTCGGTGGAGGGCCTGGGGGCGAGCGCGTCGGCGCTCTTCACGCTGCGCCGGCCGCTGGACGAGTTCGAGCGCACGGTGGAGGGGCTGCGCAAGGCCACGCCCGCCGAGGTGCAGCGGGTGGCCGAGGCCTACCTGAGCCCCGACACCCTGCAGGTGGTGCTGGTGGGAGACCCCGAGGCCGTCCAGAAGCAGGTGGAAGGACTGGGGCTCGGCCAGTGGGTGACGGAGAGCCCCGGGAAGGCTCCGGCCGCCAGCCGCTAG
- a CDS encoding DUF6310 domain-containing protein — protein sequence MGVGLCVLAAPEIVVGTIIVAGVVVVGFAIKEALDVYELSWGDPEKVRPAPETRPAPETRPVPETRPVPETQIAPQKPSPKKRPKPEPKGPDFPPLEPPETSERDRPRCEPVPVPYHLGGNKLHNKCADRIPNNSFPGGDVFVNGKNFDALQLATRTLWEVKTDNFDTYPPDLREIVVESQVEKLRHERALALACGFDFRVGVRSPAHKAALERTAPELDGVIVVMEWC from the coding sequence GTGGGCGTCGGACTCTGTGTCTTGGCGGCGCCGGAGATCGTCGTGGGAACGATAATCGTCGCGGGCGTGGTGGTGGTGGGCTTCGCCATCAAGGAAGCGCTGGATGTGTATGAGCTGAGCTGGGGCGATCCCGAGAAAGTGAGGCCCGCGCCAGAAACAAGGCCCGCGCCAGAAACGCGCCCTGTGCCAGAAACGCGGCCCGTGCCTGAAACGCAGATCGCTCCGCAGAAACCCTCGCCGAAAAAAAGGCCGAAGCCGGAGCCAAAAGGACCGGATTTCCCTCCTCTGGAGCCACCCGAGACCTCGGAGCGAGATCGCCCCAGGTGCGAGCCCGTCCCAGTGCCGTACCACCTTGGCGGTAACAAACTGCACAACAAGTGCGCCGACAGAATTCCGAACAACAGTTTCCCCGGCGGGGATGTGTTCGTGAATGGGAAAAACTTCGACGCGCTGCAACTGGCCACGCGCACGCTCTGGGAAGTCAAGACTGACAACTTCGACACGTACCCGCCCGACCTTCGAGAAATCGTGGTCGAGAGTCAGGTGGAAAAATTGCGGCATGAGCGCGCCCTCGCTCTGGCTTGTGGATTTGACTTCCGGGTCGGCGTGAGGAGCCCCGCACACAAAGCCGCACTGGAACGCACGGCCCCGGAGCTCGATGGAGTCATCGTAGTTATGGAGTGGTGCTGA
- a CDS encoding non-canonical purine NTP pyrophosphatase, whose translation MKNAKAAPQLLFLTGNAGKLREIQAALPEVRAWDVDLPEIQSVDPRRVIEAKLLEATRLLPGQRLMVEDTSLSLDALGGLPGPLIKWFIADGSLGLEGLADVAAARGNLQARATTWIGLLEPSATGLSLRFFEGTVRGRIVRPVGQSGFGWDPIFQPEGADKTFAQMTPEEKTRFSMRSLALDALRKAWEHG comes from the coding sequence ATGAAGAACGCCAAGGCGGCACCCCAGCTCCTCTTCCTCACCGGCAATGCCGGCAAGCTGCGCGAAATCCAGGCCGCCCTGCCCGAGGTGCGGGCCTGGGATGTGGACCTGCCGGAAATCCAGAGTGTCGATCCCCGGCGGGTCATCGAGGCCAAGCTGCTCGAAGCCACCCGGCTGCTGCCCGGGCAGCGGCTGATGGTCGAGGACACCTCGCTGTCCCTCGATGCCCTCGGGGGGCTGCCCGGCCCCCTCATCAAATGGTTCATCGCCGACGGCTCGCTGGGGCTGGAGGGGCTGGCCGACGTGGCCGCGGCGCGCGGCAACCTCCAGGCCCGCGCCACGACCTGGATTGGCCTGCTCGAGCCGTCCGCCACCGGCCTGTCGCTGCGCTTCTTCGAGGGCACGGTCCGAGGCCGCATCGTCCGTCCCGTCGGCCAATCGGGTTTTGGCTGGGATCCGATCTTCCAGCCCGAGGGCGCGGACAAGACCTTCGCCCAGATGACGCCGGAGGAAAAAACCCGCTTCAGCATGCGGAGCCTGGCGCTCGACGCTTTACGGAAGGCCTGGGAACACGGCTGA
- the tnpC gene encoding IS66 family transposase, which yields MVEVDARDARIAQLEKRLEAALERIAQLEEENERLREENRWLKERLGLNSSNSSKPPSSDAPGTPRQSKRPTGRRPGGQPGHKKHERALLPPEDVQHVVELVPRECRGCKGRLNGQDTAPRRHQVVEVPPLSAIVTEYRCHALQCPGCGVVTRGEVPVHARSVFGDRLTALASLLVGKYRLSKRLVKDALSDMLGVELSVGSVSNLEGEMSEALAPPTAEALAYVQTSEAVNADETGFAQGREGGRAGRAWLWVVATALVVVFHIARSRGGKVARQLLGADFAGFLTTDRWSAYAWVDAGLRQLCWAHLTRDFQGFIDRGGRGGRIGRELMRERNRFFKWYHRVRDGTLSRERFEERMRGVERRVGQLLREAALRAEKKTAGMAREILQWEKCLWTFVDVPGLEPTNNFGERCIRHAVMYRKTSFGTQSEEGSRFVERIFTATTTLKLQGRDVLAFLTETLAAHRRGLRGPSLLPSAPEPQLALTA from the coding sequence ATGGTGGAGGTGGATGCCCGAGACGCACGGATAGCGCAGCTGGAGAAACGGCTGGAGGCAGCGCTGGAGCGTATCGCGCAGTTGGAGGAGGAGAATGAAAGGCTGCGCGAGGAGAATCGATGGCTCAAGGAACGGCTGGGGCTCAACTCGAGCAACTCCTCCAAGCCGCCCTCCTCGGATGCCCCAGGCACTCCGCGCCAGAGCAAGAGGCCCACGGGCCGCCGTCCCGGAGGCCAGCCTGGGCACAAGAAGCATGAGCGCGCGCTGCTGCCGCCCGAGGACGTGCAGCACGTCGTGGAGTTGGTGCCCAGGGAGTGCCGGGGTTGCAAGGGGCGACTGAATGGGCAGGACACCGCGCCCCGGCGTCACCAGGTGGTGGAAGTGCCGCCCCTGTCGGCCATTGTCACCGAGTACCGCTGCCATGCACTGCAATGCCCTGGTTGTGGGGTGGTGACGCGCGGGGAAGTGCCCGTGCACGCGCGCAGCGTCTTTGGTGACCGGCTCACAGCGCTCGCCTCGTTGCTGGTGGGCAAGTACCGCTTGTCCAAGCGACTGGTGAAGGACGCTTTGTCAGACATGTTGGGCGTCGAGTTGTCGGTGGGCAGCGTCAGCAACCTGGAGGGCGAGATGTCGGAGGCACTCGCGCCACCGACGGCCGAAGCCCTCGCCTACGTGCAGACCTCGGAGGCGGTCAACGCCGACGAGACGGGGTTTGCACAGGGACGAGAGGGCGGCCGGGCCGGCCGCGCCTGGCTGTGGGTGGTGGCCACTGCGCTGGTAGTGGTGTTCCACATCGCCAGAAGCCGCGGCGGCAAGGTCGCCCGCCAGTTGCTCGGCGCGGACTTCGCGGGCTTCCTCACCACCGACAGGTGGAGCGCCTACGCGTGGGTGGATGCAGGGCTGCGGCAGCTGTGCTGGGCACACCTCACACGCGACTTCCAGGGTTTCATCGACAGGGGCGGCCGGGGTGGGCGGATAGGCAGAGAGCTCATGCGCGAGCGCAACCGCTTCTTCAAGTGGTACCACCGCGTGCGTGACGGCACCCTGTCACGCGAGCGTTTCGAAGAGCGCATGCGCGGCGTGGAACGCAGAGTCGGCCAACTGCTGCGCGAGGCGGCACTGCGGGCAGAGAAGAAGACGGCCGGCATGGCCCGGGAAATCCTCCAGTGGGAGAAGTGCCTCTGGACGTTTGTCGATGTGCCGGGCCTCGAGCCCACCAACAATTTCGGCGAGCGCTGCATCCGGCACGCCGTCATGTACAGGAAGACGTCCTTCGGCACGCAGAGCGAGGAGGGCAGCCGCTTCGTGGAGCGCATATTCACCGCCACCACCACCCTCAAGCTGCAGGGCCGTGACGTGCTCGCCTTCCTGACCGAGACCCTCGCCGCGCACCGCCGCGGCCTGCGCGGGCCTTCGCTCCTCCCCTCCGCGCCCGAACCTCAGCTCGCGCTCACCGCCTGA
- a CDS encoding IS4 family transposase, translating into MVRRTLEHALSSQWIDEVFEANREQQYTRELLFSSVVDLMGVVALGLRPSLHAAAQSDPDLTVSLAALYDKVNHTEPQVVRALVQGSAERLLPVVRPMKKQGPWAAGYQVRVLDGNHLPASEKRLKPLREFRGAALPGQSLVVYAPELSLVVDVLPAEDAHAQERALMGPVLERVREGELWLADRNFSTSRILRAVHEKRAAFIIREHGVSPNPTALGERREVGRGPAGRVYEQAVRVEGEEPLELRRIEVELEEPTEDGETAIRLLTNVPEEKLSAVEVAQLYRKRWTIEGMFGELEAVLESEVRSLGRPRAALLAFGVAVLAYNVLSVVKTAVEASHDLEAANMQVSTYYIAAEVKFAYGGMMMVVEPEDWSGQEVRSAEQLSELLLELAKKVKPSTLRKHPRAAKKKVKKGYVPGEVARKHVATARVLKGEKIS; encoded by the coding sequence ATGGTGCGCCGCACGCTTGAGCATGCCCTGAGTTCGCAATGGATTGATGAGGTATTCGAAGCGAACCGAGAGCAGCAGTACACGCGCGAGTTGCTCTTCTCCTCGGTAGTGGATTTGATGGGAGTGGTGGCGCTGGGACTGCGACCGTCGCTGCACGCCGCGGCGCAGTCCGACCCGGACTTGACCGTCTCGCTGGCGGCGCTCTACGACAAAGTCAATCACACCGAGCCCCAGGTGGTGCGAGCCCTGGTGCAAGGGAGCGCGGAGAGGTTGTTGCCCGTGGTGCGGCCCATGAAGAAGCAGGGGCCGTGGGCGGCGGGTTACCAGGTGCGAGTCTTGGATGGCAATCACCTCCCCGCCAGTGAGAAGCGGCTCAAACCGTTGAGAGAATTCCGAGGAGCTGCGCTGCCCGGACAGTCGTTGGTGGTGTATGCGCCGGAGTTGAGCCTGGTGGTGGATGTGCTGCCGGCTGAAGACGCGCATGCACAAGAGCGGGCGTTGATGGGGCCGGTGTTGGAGCGAGTGCGGGAGGGAGAATTGTGGCTGGCGGACAGGAACTTCTCCACGAGCCGGATTCTGCGCGCGGTGCATGAAAAGAGAGCGGCCTTCATCATCCGAGAGCACGGCGTGTCGCCCAATCCGACCGCGCTGGGGGAGCGGAGGGAAGTAGGCCGAGGGCCAGCGGGACGTGTGTACGAGCAGGCAGTGCGAGTGGAGGGGGAAGAGCCGTTGGAGTTGAGACGGATTGAAGTGGAGTTGGAGGAGCCAACAGAAGACGGGGAAACAGCCATTCGGCTGCTCACGAACGTGCCCGAGGAGAAACTGAGCGCCGTGGAGGTAGCGCAGCTGTACAGGAAGCGCTGGACGATTGAAGGGATGTTTGGAGAGTTGGAGGCCGTGCTCGAGAGCGAGGTGCGGAGTTTGGGGAGACCACGAGCGGCGCTGCTGGCCTTTGGGGTGGCGGTACTGGCCTACAATGTGTTATCGGTGGTGAAAACCGCGGTGGAAGCCAGCCATGACCTGGAGGCTGCCAATATGCAGGTGTCCACCTATTACATTGCCGCCGAAGTGAAGTTCGCTTACGGAGGAATGATGATGGTGGTGGAGCCGGAGGACTGGAGCGGACAGGAGGTACGGAGCGCGGAGCAGTTGAGTGAGCTCCTGCTGGAGCTAGCGAAGAAGGTGAAGCCTTCCACATTGCGCAAACATCCCCGCGCCGCCAAGAAGAAGGTGAAGAAAGGCTATGTACCGGGAGAGGTGGCGCGCAAGCATGTGGCAACAGCACGTGTGCTCAAGGGCGAGAAAATCTCCTGA
- a CDS encoding dihydrofolate reductase family protein yields MGLLTFSINVTLDGCVDHQEGIADDETHAFFTRLMDEGGAMLWGRVTYEMMESYWPAVARGDESAPPAMREWALKLEDKPKYVVSSTRKDFPWTNSHHIVGDLRTAVQKLKDATPSGVLLGSGKLATELDRLDLIDEYKFLVHPRIAGHGPTLYQSGLPSTRRLELVSAMPLRCGAVAMHYRRALTPAQA; encoded by the coding sequence ATGGGACTCTTGACCTTCAGCATCAACGTCACCCTGGACGGCTGCGTCGACCACCAGGAGGGAATCGCCGACGACGAGACACACGCCTTCTTCACCCGCCTCATGGACGAGGGCGGGGCGATGCTGTGGGGCCGCGTCACCTACGAGATGATGGAGAGCTATTGGCCGGCGGTCGCCCGGGGCGATGAGTCGGCGCCGCCAGCGATGCGCGAGTGGGCACTCAAGCTGGAGGACAAGCCAAAGTACGTGGTGTCGTCGACGCGAAAGGACTTCCCGTGGACCAATAGCCACCACATCGTTGGCGACTTACGCACGGCTGTGCAGAAGCTCAAGGATGCAACCCCGTCCGGCGTGCTCCTCGGTAGCGGCAAGCTCGCGACCGAGCTGGACCGACTGGATCTGATCGACGAGTACAAGTTCCTCGTCCACCCCAGGATCGCCGGCCACGGCCCGACCCTGTACCAGAGCGGTCTGCCCAGCACACGACGGCTCGAGCTGGTCTCGGCGATGCCGCTCCGCTGCGGCGCGGTCGCCATGCACTACCGGCGCGCGCTGACCCCAGCACAAGCTTGA
- a CDS encoding DUF5953 family protein codes for MPATQENEIAITVHAPELVGNDGRPLAVVHGMERALPGLRLAWTISSEGKRIPVPQREAFLARGRPNGRGFPLLRNGDDDFRVTVTGLELPAGSSPGGQSQLDIHAVLPLAVDGIAAAAEVLEAIAEGARAFWGHATPFNAGVDIARQTKNWAANPQPPPRGLPALKLPWNIRSPEIPHRLGWLNYWSAAAARAIGFPDPARDVELLSRSRRTATGGWVVQLTDAPLDLDNPAHLDALKRAYERFPEIGGRATP; via the coding sequence ATGCCAGCCACACAAGAAAATGAAATTGCCATTACCGTTCATGCACCTGAACTCGTGGGCAACGATGGCCGCCCTCTGGCCGTTGTTCATGGAATGGAGCGTGCGCTCCCTGGCTTGCGCTTGGCGTGGACGATTTCTAGCGAGGGGAAGCGCATCCCAGTGCCGCAGCGCGAGGCATTTCTCGCCCGAGGGAGGCCAAACGGGCGTGGATTTCCGCTCCTCCGCAACGGGGATGATGACTTCCGGGTCACGGTGACTGGATTGGAACTACCGGCGGGCAGCTCGCCGGGTGGCCAATCCCAGCTCGATATTCATGCGGTGTTGCCTCTGGCCGTAGACGGCATCGCGGCGGCAGCGGAGGTGCTGGAAGCCATAGCGGAGGGTGCTCGCGCCTTCTGGGGGCACGCAACGCCGTTCAACGCGGGAGTGGATATTGCGCGCCAGACGAAAAACTGGGCGGCGAATCCGCAGCCTCCGCCCCGAGGGCTGCCAGCGCTGAAGCTCCCATGGAACATCCGCTCGCCTGAGATTCCGCATCGCCTCGGTTGGCTGAACTACTGGTCGGCCGCTGCCGCACGGGCCATCGGCTTTCCGGACCCCGCCCGGGACGTGGAGCTGCTGTCACGCTCACGGCGTACCGCGACGGGTGGATGGGTCGTGCAACTCACCGATGCGCCGCTCGACCTGGACAACCCCGCGCACCTGGACGCGCTTAAACGGGCCTACGAGCGCTTCCCGGAGATCGGTGGGCGCGCTACCCCTTGA
- a CDS encoding VOC family protein gives MSIHVKTPSRLHHTAYVTRDLEATRRFYEDVIGLPLVATWCESDELFGAVRTYCHVFFELGDGSALAFFQFEKPSDQELFGPRMPPSPFHHIALNVDREVQDGIERRLRAAGYSEPKMYVLEHGYCRSLYIEDPNGMIVEFTYDDPKAVTPEAARARRGEAHRELARWLAGDRASNNTFR, from the coding sequence ATGAGCATCCACGTGAAGACGCCCAGCAGACTTCATCACACGGCCTATGTGACTCGGGATCTCGAGGCGACGCGGCGGTTCTACGAGGACGTGATCGGCCTGCCGCTCGTGGCGACCTGGTGTGAGTCGGACGAGCTTTTCGGCGCCGTGCGCACCTACTGCCATGTGTTCTTCGAGCTCGGGGATGGGAGCGCGCTCGCGTTCTTCCAGTTCGAGAAGCCCTCGGATCAGGAGCTCTTCGGACCGAGAATGCCGCCTTCGCCGTTCCACCACATCGCGCTGAATGTCGACCGGGAGGTGCAAGACGGCATCGAGCGGCGTCTGCGGGCCGCCGGCTACTCCGAGCCCAAGATGTATGTGCTCGAGCACGGCTATTGCCGGTCGCTCTACATCGAGGACCCGAACGGGATGATCGTCGAATTCACCTACGACGATCCGAAGGCCGTGACGCCCGAGGCGGCGCGGGCCCGCCGCGGCGAGGCACACCGCGAGCTGGCGCGCTGGCTCGCGGGGGACCGCGCCTCGAACAACACGTTCCGATAA